DNA sequence from the Nitrospirota bacterium genome:
ATGGAGTCTCGTTTACGAGCGGGACAACAATCGTTGCTGAAGGCGGCTACGAGCTTGTGATTACGGCGACCGATAGAGCTGGGAATATGTCAAAGTATCCCTACACATTCATGATCGATAAAACCAAGCCCTCCGGCAGTATAGCACTCCAAGGCGCTCAGTTCGAACAAAACGATTTGCTCATGGTTGCGGGGACGACTGTCTTTTCCCTCAGCGGCAAGGATGAGGGGAGCGCTATCTCAGGGCTTGCAAAGCTCGAATACAGAATCAATGAGAGCCCCTGGAGCATCTATCACAATCCCTTTGTCCTTGCCGGTGTAAGCGACGGAGCGGTTCGGATCGACTACCGGGCGGTCGATCGGGCGAATAATGTTGAGGATTTCCATACGCTCTCGGTTATTGCCGATACGGCCTCTCCGTTAACAACGCTCTCGGTCGGTGCTCCCCGGCATACTACGCAAACGGGTGAGCTATACGCCACAAAGAGCTCCGTGATAACCCTCTCGGCCTCCGACGCATCGAGCGGAGTGGCTAAAACGGAGTACCGGATCGACAACGGGGAATGGACAGTATATGCGCCGTTCACCATCGCGCTCGAAGGAGCGCATACCCTTTCGTATCGCAGTATCGATAACCTCGGTGCCGTCGAAGAAACAAGGGAAGCGGTTATCGTTATCGACAACACCCCGCCGGTTACGGTGCTCACTGCCAGCGAACCGATCTACCGCGGCAGTGACGGGACCCTCTACGTACGCGGGAACACGATCTTTACTCTTGCAGCAGCCGATACTCTTTCGGGAGCCGCGGGAGCAGAATACCGTATCGATGGGGGATCGTGGACTGCGTATGCGCCATTCACCCTGAGTAACGGAGGCCGCCATACTATCCATTACAGGAGCAGCGATAGTGTGGGGAATATCGAAATAGAGAATTCGCTCGATGTTGTGCTCGATGATACGCTGCCGGTATCAGTGCTCGGTATCGGGGCACCGCAGTATAGCGCAAACGGAGCCCTCTACATAAACGGCACGACGGCAATAACCATAACAGCAACGAGCAGCGGAAGCGGGATAAAGAGCATCGAGTACCGTATCGACAGCGGCCCTTATGCTGCTTATACCGGGCCGGTTACGCTCGGTATCCACCCCGAAGGTGAACACACCGTCACCTACTACGCTACCGATAATTTAGGTGCAAGAGAAATCGCACGGGATAAAACGGTTGTGCTCGATATGACGCCGCCCCAGACGACGATTACTGTTTCCGATCCTCTCGAAGGGAGCGGCAGCATCTCAACAAAGACACTCTTTACATTGCAAGCGACTGATGCGCGCTCGGGAGTAAAGGCACTTATGTATAACGTTGACGACGGGGCCTGGCAGCAGTATGCCGGGAGCTTCAGCCTCTCCGGTCAGAGCGCAGGCGTGCATACCATAGCCTACAAGGCGGTAGATAACGTGCACAACGCGGAGGCGCCGAAGACGATGACCGTTACCCTCAAGAGCGCTGAATTGGATGTCGAAAAAGACATCTCTACGGATACCGCTGTTCTCATTGGAGCATGGGAGGATACTCCCGGTGTCTGCAGAAAGAGACATGACCTCAGTGCCCTTGAGCAGATGCTCACCGCACACGGCATCAAATACCGGGCCGTTTCTACCCAGGATGAGTTTATAGAAGCTCTGCGCTCCGGAAGATATCCGGTTTATCTGCTTCTCGATCTGAAGGAGGGGCATATCAGCAGGGAGATAACAGAGGCGGTGCACTATGGGGATGGGTTGGTCTTCATAAAAACAAAACCCGATGCAGAGCACGCGCTCGATGCGCTCGGCGTCGCGTTCAAAGGACACAGCAGCCAGAGAGGACTGTCCATCACGGTGAAACAGAGTCCGATAAGCGATGCAGGAGTCTTGCCGACGAATGCAGGCGGTAAAGTCATGAAAGCCGAAATTACCTCGTCTACCACGCACAGCCTCGGGGAAGTAATCGATAGGAAGCGGACCTATCCGGTCATTACTGCCAACCAGTACGGGAGAGGTAAAGTTGTTCTGTTCAGCTTCGATCTGATCAACTGTCCCGACAAGGTGAGAGCCGGCGCTCTCCTGGCAAACGCACTCGGTTACGTTGTCCCTGAGGAGCGCCCGGTCAGGCCTCTCGAGAGCGTACCGGTTATGATCGAGGTGGGGAGTGCACAGGGGCCTCTGAGTATAAAGGTCACGGAGCGCCTGCCGAACGACGCTGCTGCGGAGAGCGCCACCCCGCCACTGGTCCAGACGGAAGGAATGATCGTCTGGCAGCAGGCCATAGCTGACCATGAAAGAGCGCAGTTCGAGTATTTCCTTATCCTCCCCGATGCGAGGGGAACATTCACTCCGATAACCGAGCTTGAGTATGAGGCGGGCGGCTCCTATAGCACGTACGGCACCTATCCTCTCCCGTTGACGGTGCAGCATACCTCTATAGAGTTACAGGATAAGATCATAACCGAGCTGATGGCGATGTATCCGGCCTCTCCCTCCGATGCTGCGAATCTGCATAGAGCGATTGATGTTATTTCTCGCCTTGACCGTGCTGCCGGGCTTCGCCACGAGATGGAAGTAAACATCGACAGACTGCTCTTGGCGGCAGATCTGCTGAAGGCCCTCTCGTTCGATGCCTCGAGCGTGCGGCTGAAAGTTGATGAGCTGCTGAAGGTATGGGAGGCGAAATGGTACCGCTCCAACGAGGAGTTATGCAGTGCGGATTGGCAGTGAAGACGACTGTACATAGAGCGGCCATTCAGTGCGGGAAAGAAGAGGGAGATAACCGTAAAGCTCTGATGCACTGAACCGTTCTGACAGAGGCGATCAGCTCCATGTTGCTCGAACATTCAGGGCGGCATATAATTTTATAGAGGGTGTATTCGCGATTCCGGGGGAGGTCGTTGTGGCGATATGCCGTCAGGCCCTCTCTCGTCAGGAAGGCCATCCTTGTGTCCGACGCTCCGTCCTTGCATATTCCGGGAAGACCTGTCCTGATCCTTTCCGCGCGTTGCGGTCTTCCTCCTGTACGCTGCACTCGATAACCATCTGGACCTGCTGTCGGGCCTCTGAACCGTAGCGATCATGAGATAACTAATGATGCGACGTTTCATCAGCGCAGCAGCGATTATGGTTTTCTTTACCCGCAGCGCAGGAGATATGCTGCGCTGCGTTGACGGCCTTGACATTACCGGGGGGCGTGCTAAGGTAAGAGTAGGGGAGGAGTACGGCATGAATGCTTTCGAATCCTACGCGGCTCCCCTCTGGCCCCTGGCAGTCTACTTCCTCGCCGTCGTCGCCCTCGTCGTCTTCATGCTGACCTTCTCGTATCTTCTGGGGCAGAGGCATACGGAGAGACGTACCGGTCAACCCTATGAATCGGGCGTGCCCGTAACCGGCTCCGCACGGCTGCGCATCGATATCAAATATTATCTGCTCGCCATATTCTTCGTTATCTTCGATATCGAAGCGGCGTTCCTCTTCGCCTGGGCTGTCGCGGTCCGCGAAGCGGGCTGGGCGGGATACGCAGAGGTCGTGATCTTCATCGCGGTCCTGCTCGCCGCGCTCGTCTATCTCTGGAGAGACGGTGCGCTCGACTGGGGAATGCCCTGGCGCAGGCATTATCGGGGCAGATCGCGAGAGGCGGGGTGAGCTGAGATGGAATGGTCACTGCAGAGCGCAAACGCAGCGACGGCGGACGAGACCGCTCCCGCGCCGGCAGCTACCCGCAGGAGCGTGGCGCTCGCAAAGCTCCAGGACCTCCTGTCCTGGGGACGGAAGAACTCGCTCTGGCCCTTTAACTTCGGCCTCTCCTGCTGTTACATCGAGCTGGCCTCGAGCCTCACGAGCAAGTTCGATATCGCCCGCTTCGGCGCCGAGGTGCTCCGGAGCACGCCCCGCGAGGCGGATGTGATGGTCGTCGCCGGCACGGTGTTTATCAAAGCGGCGCCCATGGTAAAGCGCCTCTATGAGCAGATGATGGAGCCGCGCTGGGTCATCTCGATGGGCTCGTGCGCGAACTCCGGCGGCATGTACGATGTGTACAGCGTGGTCCAGGGGGTCGACTCGTTCCTCCCGGTCGATGTCTATGTCCAGGGATGCCCGCCGCGCCCCGAGACGCTCATGGAGGGACTCCTGCTGCTCCGGGACCTCGTCGGCAGGGAGCGGCGGCCTCTGAGCTGGGCGGTCGGTCCGCAGCAGGTCGAGAAGCCGGTAATGCCGATCATGCGGGACCTCAAGCGTTCCGGGAGACGGCGGGTTACGGAGCTGCTCCCCCCGGACGAGATATGACGACCATCGGCGCCAGCGTACAAACGCCAAACAGCACGATCATCCGGGAGCTGCAGAGCGCCTTCGGCGATGCCGCAGTCGTGCCGCAGGCTACCCGTGACGATATCCCTACCGTCTGGACGACGAGGGAGAATATAGGCGCTATCCTGAGACACCTCAAGACGGACATCGAAAGGCCGTATACGATGCTCTACGATCTCACCGCAATCGACGAGCGGGTGCGCGGACACAGGGAGGGCCAGCCGGACAGCGACTTCACGGTCGTCTATCACCTCCTTTCCTTCGACCGGAACGAAGATGTGAGGATCAAGGTTCCGCTGAGAGGCGAGCACCCCCCCATGCCCTCGGTAACCGGCATCTGGCGCTGCGCGGACTGGTACGAGTGCGAGGTCTGGGACATGTTCGGCGTCCCCTTCGAAGGGCATCCTCATCTGAGGAGAATCCTGATGCCGCCCACCTGGAAGGGGCACCCCCTGCGTAAAGAGCATCCCGCTCGCCGCACCGAGCTGGGCAGGTTCAGGCTGCCCGAGGAAGAGGATATCAGGGAAGAGGAGGCGATGGTATTCCGTCCGGAGCAGTGGGGGCTCCCTTCCCGCAAAGACGGCACGGACTACATGTTCCTCAATCTCGGCCCTCACCACACCGGCACGCACGGCGTGCTCCGGATCGTCCTCGATCTCGACGGGGAAGAGATCGTCGAGACGATATTCGACATCGGCTTTCACCACCGCGCAGCAGAGAAGACCGGGGAGCGGCAGACGTGGCACGCCTATATTCCCTATACCGACAGGATCGACTACCTTTCCGGCGTGCTGAACGAATTCCCCTACGTCCTTGCCGTCGAACAGCTCGCCGGCATAGAGGCGCCCGACAGGGCAAAGGTGATCCGCATCATGCTCGCCGAGCTGTATCGCATCGCGAGCCACCTCGTATGGTACGGCACCTTTGCCGGGGACCTGGGACAGCTCTCGCCGGTCTTTTTCACCTTTAACGACCGGGAGCGCTTCTACGCCGTCGCCGAAGCGATCTGCGGATTCCGGCTCCACCCCGGCTGGTTCCGCATCGGCGGCGTGGCTGCCGATCTCCCGAAGGGGTGGGATGCGCTGGTGCGCGACTTCCTCGCCTATATGCCGAAGCGCCTTAAAGAGTACGACCGTCTCATACTGCAGAACGGCATTGTCAAGGCGCGCACGAAGGGCGTCGGCGTATTGACCCGTGACGAGGCGATCGAGTGGGGAGTGACCGGGCCCAACCTGCGCGCCTGCGGGTTCGCGTGGGACTTCCGCAAGAGTCGTCCCTATTCGGGATACGAGCAGTTCGAGTTCGACATCCCCACGGCAGCGCGCGGCGACTCGTACGACCGCGCGGTGGTGCGCGTCGAGGAGATGCGGCAGAGCCTGCGCATTGTCGAGCAGTGCCTCGATGCCATGCCTGCCGGACCTTACAAGTCAGACCACCCGCTGGCGACGCCGCCGAGGAAAGAGCGGACGATGTACGATATCGAGACGCTCATCGCCCACTTTCTGAATGTGAGCTGGGGGCCGGTGGTCCCTCCCGGCGAGGCGGCCTTCGGCATCGAGTCGGCAAAGGGGAACACTACCTGCTATCTCGTCAGCGACGGCGCTGCGCAGTCCTACCGCACCCGCATCCGCACCCCTTCGTTCCCGCACCTCCAGGCGGTCCCGGAGATGACACGCGGACTGAATATATCGGATCTCATCGCGATCCTGGGAAGTATCGATTTCATCATGGGAGATGTCGATAGATGAGGCAAATTCCAAACTCCAGATTCCAGACAAAAAGGAAAAAACAAACACGGAAAAACTGTTCTTGTTTGGAGTTTTGAAATTGTTTGGACTTTGGAATTTGAGATTTGGAGTTTAGGAAGCATTATGCTGACCGAGCAAGAGCGGCAGGAGATCGAGGCGGAGGTCGGGCAGTATGCCAACAGGAGGGCTGCGTGCATCGACGCGCTGAAGATTCTTCAGCGCCACAGGGGCTGGGTGTCGGACGAGGGTATCCGCGACCTCTCCTGCATGCTCGGGATGACTCCCGAAGAGCTCGACAGCGTTGCCACGTTCTACAATCTCATTTTCCGGAAGCCGGTGGGCAGGCATATCGTGCTCCTCTGCAATACGATCAGCTGCTGGATCATGGGATACGAAGGCATTTTCAACCATGTCTCGGGACGGCTCGGTATCGGCTTCGGGCAGACGACGGAGGACGGGCGGTTCACCCTCCTGCCCATTCCCTGCCTCGGGGCCTGCGACCGGGCGCCGGCGATGATGATCGATGATGAGCTCTATACCGATCTCACTCCTGAACGCATCGATGCACTACTCAGCACGTACAGGAGCGATGGAACATGACGGAACGCCCGCTCACCGGAACGATGCGGCCCGACCGCTCACCCCTGAGCCTGACCGAATATGAGCGGAGCGGCGGCTATCGCGCGGTGAGGAAGGCGCTCCGCATGGAGCCCCGTGCGCTCCAGCAGATGGTGAAGGAGTCGAACCTGCGCGGCCGCGGAGGCGGGGGATTCAACACGGGCCTCAAGTGGAGCTTTGTTCCCCTGGAAGATGATGCGCCGCGGCCCAGGTATGTGGTCGCGAACGCGGATGAAATGGAACCGGGTGCCTTCAAGGACCGCCTCCTGCTCGAGGGCAATCCCCACCAGCTCATCGAAGGCATGATGATCGCGGCGCATGCCGTTCAGGCGGAGCATGCTTACGTGTTTCTCAGGTGGGAGTACAAGCGCGCCGAGCGGCATGTAAAGAGGGCGATCGCTGAGGCGTATGACGCCGGCTATCTCGGCAGAGACCGGTCCGGCCCGGGCGCCGGGCTCGAGATGCATCTTCATGTCAGCGCTGGACGGTATATGTGCGGCGAGGAGACCGGCCTGCTGAACTCGCTCGAAGGAAAGCGCGCCACCCCGCGCTCGAAGCCGCCTTATCCCCAGGTGAGCGGGCTGTGGGGCAGACCGACCGTGGTGAACAACGTCGAGACTCTCGCGAATGTCCCGCATATCGTCGATCACGGCGTCGAATGGTACAAGGGATTGAGCAGAAGCGGCGACGGCGGAACGAAGCTCTACGGCGCCAGCGGGAGGGTAAAGCGGCCCGGCTTATGGGAGCTTCCCATGGGAACTCCACTGGGCGAACTTATAGAAGAGCGAGCAGGTGGTATGCGCGACGGTTTTTCTTTCCGGGCGGTGATACCCGGCGGCGCTTCCACGGAGTTCATGACGGAGGAGCAGTTCGGGGTGAAGATGGACTTCGACTCGGTCACGGAGGCGGGCAGCAGGCTCGGGACCGGAACGATGACCGTCATCGACGACAAGACCTGCCCTGTGGGTGCGCTGCTCAATCTCGAACAGTTCTTTGCACAGGAGTCGTGCGGGTGGTGCACGCCCTGCCGCGAGGGCCTGCCCTGGGTGGTGAAGACCCTCCGGGCCATCGAGAACGGGCAGGGCGAACCCGAGGATATGGAAGTGCTCGAAATGCATATCGACGGCCTGTGGCTCGGAAGGACCTTCTGCGCCCTGGCGCCGGGGGCTATGGAGCCGTTGAAGAGCGGGTTGAGGCTCTTCAGAGATGATTTCGAGCGGCACATAAGAGAGGGACGGTGCCCGTATCGATAAAAGAGCAACATGAAAAAACAGACCGCTAACATGGCAATTATTTATATCGACAGCAAGCCTTATGAGGTGAAGGACGGCCAGAACCTGCTCCATGCCTGCCTCTCGCTCGGCTTCGATATCCCCTACTTCTGCTGGCATCCGGCGCTGCATTCGGTCGGCGCCTGCAGGCAGTGCGCGGTGAAACAGTTCAGGGACGAGCGGGATGAGAAGGGGAGGATCGTCATGGCGTGCATGACACCGGCTGCCGACGGTACGCGCATATCGATAGACGATCCCGAAGCGAAGGCGTTCCGCAAGAGTGTTATCGAGTGGCTTATGGTCAACCATCCCCACGACTGTCCTGTCTGCGACGAAGGGGGCGAGTGCCATCTGCAGGACATGACGCTCATGGCCGGCCACACATCCCGGAGGTTCCGCTTCAGGAAGCGCTCCTATCCGAACCAGTACCTCGGCCCTTTGCTGTCCCACGAGATGAACCGCTGCATTCAGTGCTACCGCTGCGTCCGCTTCTATCGCGACTATGCAGGGGGACGCGACCTGGAGGTGTTCGCCCTGCGCGACCGGGTCTTTTTCGGCCGCTCCGAGGACGGCGCGCTCCGGAACGAGTTCAGCGGCAATCTCGTCGAGATATGCCCTACCGGGGTATTTACCGACAAGACCTTCAAGAAGCACTATACCCGGAAGTGGGATCTCCAGACAGCGCCCTCGATCTGCGTGCAGTGCGGGGTGGGCTGCAATACCATTCCGGCTGAGCGGTACAGGAAGCTGCGGCGGATACGCAACCGCTACAACGGCGAGGTGAACCGGTACTTCCTCTGTGACCGGGGGCGGTACGGCTACGAATTCGTGAACAGCGATCAGCGTGTCCGAGAGCCGACAGCGCGGTCCGTAACGGACCACAACGAGGCGTCGGGAACCGGAGCCAGACCCGGAAAGGAAGAAAGGATGACGGCGGAGACGGCGGTCCGCTCTGTTGCCGCTCTCCTCGCTTCCGGTGCGCGGACGATCGGCATCGGATCGCCGCGCGCATCACTCGAAGCGAACTTCGCCCTGCGCATGCTGGTCGGCCCGGAACACTTTTATAGGGGTATATCCGACAGGGATACGCGCATGGTCTCCCTGATCATCGATATCCTCGAAAACGGGCCTGCCCGCTCTCCCTCGCTCCGTGATGTGGAATCTGCGGACGCGATCCTGGTCCTCGGCGAGGCGGTGGCGGATACCGCGCCGGTGCTCAGCCTCGCGCTGCGCCAGGCGGTGCGGCAGAGACAGTTCGAGATCGCGAAAAGATTGCGCATACCGCTCTGGGATGACGGCGCGGTCCGCGCGGCTGCGCAGGATGAGAAGAGTCCTCTCTTCCTTGTAACTCCCCACCCGACGAAGCTCCGGGACATCGCCGCTCTCTCGTACCAGGCAGAGCCCGACGACATCGCGCGGCTCGGGTTTGCCCTCGCCCATGAGCTCGATAACGAGCTCTCCCCGGTCGAGGGGCTCGACGATGCGATGCGCACGCATGCCGCTGTCATGGCACAGGCGTTGATGAATGCGAAGCGGCCTCTCGTGGTCTCGGGAACGGGCTGCGGCAGCGAGGCGGTGATACGGGCTGCGGCGAACGTGGCGTGGGCCTTATGCACCGGCGAGAAGAGCGCGGGCCTCAGCTTTGTCGTCCCTGAATGCAATACCTTCGGCCTCGGCCTCATCGGAGGAGGCAGCTTGAATGAGGCGTTCACCGCTGCACGGCAGGGAAGGGTCGATGCAGTCGTCATCCTCGAAAACGACCTCTTTCTCCGTGCCGACAACGATGCAGTGGACAGCTTCTTCAAGAATGCAGGGCACACTATCGTGATAGACCACACCATGACGCCTACGGCATCCAGGGCCGGTGTAGTGCTTCCCGCCGCCGCCTTCGCAGAGGCCGACGGTACGCTGGTGAACCTCGAGGGCCGCGCACAGCGTTTCTACCAGGTCTTCGTGCCGGACGGCATTATCCAGGAGAGCTGGCGCTGGCTGCGGGACATCATGGCAGCAGCGGGGCGTGCAGAGGTCCGTGAGTGGAAAGGACTGGATGCGGTCATCGCGAGCCTGACCGAAGCGCTGCCCCTCTTCGGACCGGTCCGCGATATCGCGCCGCCCGCGGGCTTCAGGATTGCCGGAATGAGAATCCCCCGCCAGTCGCACCGGAACAGCGGACGCACGGCGATCGTCGCGAACGAGACCGTCTTCGAACCGAGGCCGCCGGGAGATCCCGACTCCCCGCTCGCCTTTACCATGGAAGGCTTCCCGGGGATGCCCCCGCCTGCGTTGATTCCGCGCTTCTGGGCGCCGGGCTGGAACTCGCCACAGGCAGTGATCAAGTTCCAGAGCGAGGTGGACGGTCCGCTCCGCGGCGGAGACCCGGGCAGACGGTTGATCGAGCCGTCGGCGAGGGTAAAAAATGCTGTAGAGGTGGCACGATGAAGAGCGTCGTTATTCCGCTCGCGATCATCGTCGTCGTCTTGTCCGTCCTGACGACCGTCAGCGCAGGGCTCATCTGGCTCGAGCGGAGGCTCCTCGCCCTCTGGCAGGACCGCTACGGCCCCAACCGGGTAGGGCCCTTCGGCCTGCTCCAGGTGGTCGCCGATATGATAAAGATCTTTTCGAAGGAGGACTGGGTCCCTCCCTTCGCCGACAAGCCGTTATTCGTGCTCGCCCCGGCCATTATCATGATCACCACCTTCATGTCCTTTGCCGTCATCCCCTTTGTCCCGGGCGTTCAAGTGGTGGATCTGAATATCGGGCTCCTCTTCTTCCTCGCCATGTCCTCGCTCGGCGTATACAGCATAGTCCTTGCAGGGTGGGCCTCGAACAGCAAGTACGCCCTGATCGGGGGGCTGCGGGGAGCGGCGCAGATGCTGAGCTACGAGGTCTTCATGGGGCTCTCGCTCATGGGCGTGGTGATGCTCGCCGGCTCTTTCGACCTCCGCGATATCGTCGAGACGCAGAGGGGATCATGGTTTGCCATACCGCAGTTCCCGGGTCTGATAATTTTCCTGATTGCAGGGGTGGCCGAGACGCACCGGCTCCCCTTCGACCTGCCCGAAGCCGAGAACGAGCTGGTGGCGGGCTTCCATGCGGAATACTCGGGGATGAAGTTCGGCATGTTCTTCGTGGGCGAGTATCTCGGCATCACCCTCATCGCTGCGATGATAACGACCCTGTTTTTCGGGGGGTGGCTCGGCCCGGTCCTGCCGCCTTTCGTCTGGTTCTTTCTCAAGACCTTTATAATCATCGGTCTGTTCATCCTGTTCCGTGCCTCCTTCCCCCGGCTCAGGTTCGATCAGCTGATGGCCTTCGGCTGGAAGGTGATGCTGCCCCTGGCGCTGCTGAATCTCCTGGTGACCGGCGGCGTCCTGCTGGCAAGAAGATCGTGAGGTGCAGCCGTGCTCAGTCTGTTACGCGCCTTGGGAATCATGCTTCTGCACACGTTCCGCAGGAGGGTGACGCTCCAGTACCCCGAAGAGAAGCAGCGTCTTCCCGCCCGCTGGAGGGGCCGCATCATCCTCTCGCGCGACCCTGACGGCGGAGAGCGGTGCGTCGCCTGCTATCTCTGTGCAGCAGCCTGTCCCGTGGACTGCATAGCGCTCCAGATGGCGGTGGACGGGACCGGGAGGCGCTATCCCTCGTTCTTCCGCATCAACTTCTCGCGCTGCATCTTCTGCGGCTACTGCGAAGAGGCATGTCCGACCTGCGCCATTCAGCTTACGCCGGATTACGAAATGTCCGAATACGGGCGGCAGGCGCTGGTCTACGAAAAAGAGGACCTGCTGATCAGCGGGCAGGGGAAGTACCACGGCTACAACTATTACAAGGTAGCGGGGATCGCGATAGGAGGAAAAGCAAAGGGCGAAGGCATCGAGGAGGAGCCCCCGGTGGAGGTGAGGAGCGTGCTGCCGTGAGCGAGCTCTTTTATATAGCTTCGGCAATCGCCGTCGTCTCGACGGCCATGGTGGTTACGAGGCTGAACGCGGTCCACGCGCTCCTCTACCTGATCGTCTCGCTGCTCTCGGTGGCGCTGGTCTTCCTCTCTCTGGGCGCGCCGTTCGCAGCGGCGCTCGAGGTGATCATTTATGCGGGCGCTATCATGGTGCTCTTCGTCTTCGTCATCATGATGCTCGCTATGGGGCCGAATAACAGCTCTCAGGAAAGAGGGGTTCTGGCCCCGAGGGTATGGATAGGGCCGGGCTTCCTGGCCTCGATCCTGGTGATCGAGCTGCTCTTTCTTTTTCTGCGCAGCCCGGCGCCGGCGGCTGCCGGTCTGCCTGTCGAGCCGAAGCAGGTCGGCATCTCTCTTTTCGGCCCTTATATGATCGGTGTCGAGCTCGCATCGCTGCTCCTCCTTTCAGGAATCGTCGGCGCCTATCATCTGGGACGGCGGGACAGAGGGAGCAAGCCGAACGGACGGGACCGGGGGGAGCGGCGATGAACGCGGTACCGGCCGAGCACGGTCTCATCGTCGCAGCGCTGCTCTTTACCATCGGGCTGGTCGGCGTGATGGTGCGCCGCACGACGATCTTCTTGCTCATGTCCATAGAGATCATGCTGAACGCGGCAGGGCTCGCTTTCATTGCCGCAGGCTCGCGCTGGGGGCAGCCCGACGGACAGGTCATGTTCATCTTCATCCTCGCGATGGCCGCTGCCGAAGTGTCCGTCGGCCTCGCCCTGATCCTCCAGATCTACCATAAACTGAAAACGTTGGATGCGGATGCAGTCAGCACCATGAGGAACTGATGATGAAGGCGCTGCTCTGGCTCATCCCTGCCTTTCCCTTTGCCGGGTTCCTGGTCCTCGCGCTTGCGGGCAGGCATCTTCCGCGTCCTGCGGCGGCGACGGCGGGTGCCGCTGCGACGGGACTCTCGATGGCCGCTGCCCTGACGCTCGGGACGGCATTCCTCGCAGCGCCGCCGCAAGGGCACGCGCTCTCGAGCGCGCTCTGGACCTGGATATCGGTGGAGGGGTTCGCCCCGGCGATAGCGTTTCGTCTCGATGCGCTCTCGCTGGTCATGATGCTGGTGATCACGACCGTCGGCTTCCTGATACAGCTCTACTCGGTCGAGTTCATGGAGAATGAGGAGGGATACAGCAGGTTTTTCGCTTTTACGAACCTCTTCATCTTCTCGATGCTCGTGCTCGTCCTGGCCGACAATCTCCTGCTGCTCTACCTCGGATGGGAGGGAGTGGGCCTCTGCAGCTATCTCCTCATAGGGTTCTGGTACCGGGATCCGGCAAACGGGTATGCTGCGCGCAAGGCCTTCGTGGTGACCCGCGTCGGCGACGCGGCGCTCGCCCTGGGCCTGTTCCTGCTTTTTTCGCACCTCGGCACGCTCCATATTCAGGAGCTTATGGCACGGGCTGAGCGATTGTGGACGCCGGATGCGCTGCTGCCGGTCGCTGCCGCAGCGCTGCTCCTGGCCGGAGCGGTAGGGAAATCGGCGCAGCTCCCGCTCCAGGTCTGGCTTCCCGATGCCATGGCCGGGCCCACGCCGGTGAGCGCCCTGATCCACGCAGCGACCATGGTGACCGCAGGCGTATACCTCATCGCCCGCACCAACGTGATCTTCCAGCTTGCGCCCTCCGTACAGTTCCTCGTGGCCTTGATCGGCGCCTCGACCATGCTCCTCGCGGGGTTCAGCGCGCTCGCCCAGCGGGACATAAAGCGCGTGCTCGCCTATTCCACGATGAGCCAGATCGGCTATATGTTTCTCGCCCTCGGGGTCGGCGCCTGGTCCGCCGCTATATTCCATTTCATGACGCACGCCTTCTTCAAGGCGCTCCTCTTCCTGGGTGCGGGCGCGGTCATCGTGAGCCTCCATCATGAGCACGACCTGTCCAGGATGGGCGGACTCCGGCGGCAGATGCCGCTCGTCTTCTGGCCCTTTCTCATCGGGGCGCTCTCCCTGTCCGCCCTCCCGGTGGTGACCGCCGGCTTCT
Encoded proteins:
- the nuoI gene encoding NADH-quinone oxidoreductase subunit NuoI, translated to MLLHTFRRRVTLQYPEEKQRLPARWRGRIILSRDPDGGERCVACYLCAAACPVDCIALQMAVDGTGRRYPSFFRINFSRCIFCGYCEEACPTCAIQLTPDYEMSEYGRQALVYEKEDLLISGQGKYHGYNYYKVAGIAIGGKAKGEGIEEEPPVEVRSVLP
- the nuoK gene encoding NADH-quinone oxidoreductase subunit NuoK, with the translated sequence MNAVPAEHGLIVAALLFTIGLVGVMVRRTTIFLLMSIEIMLNAAGLAFIAAGSRWGQPDGQVMFIFILAMAAAEVSVGLALILQIYHKLKTLDADAVSTMRN
- the nuoG gene encoding NADH-quinone oxidoreductase subunit NuoG, with the translated sequence MAIIYIDSKPYEVKDGQNLLHACLSLGFDIPYFCWHPALHSVGACRQCAVKQFRDERDEKGRIVMACMTPAADGTRISIDDPEAKAFRKSVIEWLMVNHPHDCPVCDEGGECHLQDMTLMAGHTSRRFRFRKRSYPNQYLGPLLSHEMNRCIQCYRCVRFYRDYAGGRDLEVFALRDRVFFGRSEDGALRNEFSGNLVEICPTGVFTDKTFKKHYTRKWDLQTAPSICVQCGVGCNTIPAERYRKLRRIRNRYNGEVNRYFLCDRGRYGYEFVNSDQRVREPTARSVTDHNEASGTGARPGKEERMTAETAVRSVAALLASGARTIGIGSPRASLEANFALRMLVGPEHFYRGISDRDTRMVSLIIDILENGPARSPSLRDVESADAILVLGEAVADTAPVLSLALRQAVRQRQFEIAKRLRIPLWDDGAVRAAAQDEKSPLFLVTPHPTKLRDIAALSYQAEPDDIARLGFALAHELDNELSPVEGLDDAMRTHAAVMAQALMNAKRPLVVSGTGCGSEAVIRAAANVAWALCTGEKSAGLSFVVPECNTFGLGLIGGGSLNEAFTAARQGRVDAVVILENDLFLRADNDAVDSFFKNAGHTIVIDHTMTPTASRAGVVLPAAAFAEADGTLVNLEGRAQRFYQVFVPDGIIQESWRWLRDIMAAAGRAEVREWKGLDAVIASLTEALPLFGPVRDIAPPAGFRIAGMRIPRQSHRNSGRTAIVANETVFEPRPPGDPDSPLAFTMEGFPGMPPPALIPRFWAPGWNSPQAVIKFQSEVDGPLRGGDPGRRLIEPSARVKNAVEVAR
- the nuoJ gene encoding NADH-quinone oxidoreductase subunit J — translated: MSELFYIASAIAVVSTAMVVTRLNAVHALLYLIVSLLSVALVFLSLGAPFAAALEVIIYAGAIMVLFVFVIMMLAMGPNNSSQERGVLAPRVWIGPGFLASILVIELLFLFLRSPAPAAAGLPVEPKQVGISLFGPYMIGVELASLLLLSGIVGAYHLGRRDRGSKPNGRDRGERR
- the nuoH gene encoding NADH-quinone oxidoreductase subunit NuoH — encoded protein: MKSVVIPLAIIVVVLSVLTTVSAGLIWLERRLLALWQDRYGPNRVGPFGLLQVVADMIKIFSKEDWVPPFADKPLFVLAPAIIMITTFMSFAVIPFVPGVQVVDLNIGLLFFLAMSSLGVYSIVLAGWASNSKYALIGGLRGAAQMLSYEVFMGLSLMGVVMLAGSFDLRDIVETQRGSWFAIPQFPGLIIFLIAGVAETHRLPFDLPEAENELVAGFHAEYSGMKFGMFFVGEYLGITLIAAMITTLFFGGWLGPVLPPFVWFFLKTFIIIGLFILFRASFPRLRFDQLMAFGWKVMLPLALLNLLVTGGVLLARRS